The following coding sequences lie in one uncultured Mailhella sp. genomic window:
- a CDS encoding 3-isopropylmalate dehydratase small subunit → MQNAHGKAFVFGDDVNTDVILPGKYLNVTDPQELASHCMESEDPNFVKKAHPGDIMVAHKNFGCGSSREHAPLSIKYLGISCVIASTFARIFFRNALNIGLPILECDEAAKNIHDGDTVSVDFETGVITNETTGRTFQAEPFPPFMQNLIACGGLVNYSKAKIEKLRASR, encoded by the coding sequence ATGCAGAACGCGCACGGCAAAGCCTTTGTTTTCGGCGACGACGTCAATACCGACGTCATTCTCCCCGGCAAGTATCTCAATGTGACGGACCCGCAGGAACTTGCGTCCCACTGCATGGAATCGGAAGATCCTAACTTCGTGAAGAAGGCGCATCCCGGCGACATCATGGTGGCGCACAAGAACTTCGGCTGCGGCTCCTCCCGCGAGCACGCGCCGCTCTCCATCAAGTATCTGGGCATTTCCTGCGTCATCGCCTCCACCTTCGCGCGCATCTTCTTCCGCAACGCCCTCAACATCGGCCTGCCCATTCTCGAATGCGACGAGGCGGCGAAAAACATTCACGACGGCGACACGGTGAGCGTCGATTTTGAAACCGGCGTCATCACCAACGAAACCACGGGCCGGACCTTCCAGGCCGAGCCCTTCCCGCCCTTCATGCAGAACCTCATCGCCTGCGGCGGTCTGGTGAACTACTCGAAGGCCAAAATCGAAAAACTGCGCGCCTCGCGCTGA
- the rpoC gene encoding DNA-directed RNA polymerase subunit beta' produces MSLDDLFTVRDTAATSSVSNIRNLNSIQITLASPENIREWSYGEVKKPETINYRTFKPERDGLFCAKIFGPVKDYECNCGKYKRMKHRGIVCEKCGVEVIASKVRRERMGHIELAAPVAHIWFLKTLPSKIGTLLDMTMADLEKVLYFDSYVVLDPGSTNLSRMQVISEDQYLQILERFGDEALKVGMGAEAIRGLLEELDLPALKVKLREESQETKSQTKKKKLTKRLKIVEAFLESNNKPEWMILEVIPVIPPDLRPLVPLDGGRFATSDLNDLYRRVINRNNRLKRLKELGAPDIIIRNEKRMLQEAVDALFDNGRRGRAITGTNGRPLKSLSDMIKGKQGRFRQNLLGKRVDYSGRSVICVGPSLKLHQCGLPKKMALELFKPFIYSELEKRGYASTIKSAKKMVEREELVVWDILAEVVREYPVLLNRAPTLHRLGIQAFEPLLVEGKAIRLHPLVCTAYNADFDGDQMAVHIPLSVEAQIECRVLLMSTNNILSPANGSPVIIPSQDMVLGLYYMTVDRSFCKGEGMVFCGPWEVEAAYDAKQLDLHARIRVRMEDGKLVDTTCGRVLVWERLPHVLPFEEVNKVLTKKAIGKLVGIAYKAAGIKNTVILCDQLKNIGYEFSTRAGISIGLKDMTIPARKKAIIAASQAEVDDIEQQYRNGIITRTEKYNKVVDVWSQTSTTISKEMMKEISVDHVVDPKTGREADDTSFNPIFMMSNSGARGNADQMRQLGGMRGLMAKPSGAIIETPITASFREGLTVLQYFTSTHGARKGLADTALKTANSGYLTRRLVDVVQDVIVSQEDCNTVDGIEMTALREGNEIKLPLRDRIIGRVLLYPVMHPTTKELLFPANTLVDEKVANALDEAGVGTVTIRSALTCQAERGVCALCYGRDLARGHLVNVGETVGIIAAQSIGEPGTQLTMRTFHIGGTASAQVAKSSFEAQNSGRISLTRVKSVINRDGIAMVIGKSGQLTIVDDQGREAEKYILPNGARLYVSDGEEVVKGKMLAEWDPFNEPFITEVDGFIRFKDIIEGKTVQEKMDEATRQSTRTIMEYRTTSFRPAIDITAEDGTIKSRTSAQGTGSIPATYTMPVGALIMVKDGEAVQAGDIIARKPRETSKTKDIVGGLPRVAELFEARKPKEMAVVSEISGIVEYAGESKGKRKLIVRPEVGEAKEYLIPKGKHITASDGDYVEAGEPVTEGHPELHDILHTRGEKYLARYLVDEIQEVYRFQGVGIDDKHIEVIVRQMLKKVTILDPGQTTFLVGEQVDKVEFKEENDKAIAEGRQPAVAEPLVLGITQASLSSLSWVAAASFQETTKVLTEASLKGKHDYLRGLKENVIVGRLIPAGTGYREYVNQNIEVPDQKERPDKFLEDLEERPIIAPDIETGINNAIND; encoded by the coding sequence ATGAGTCTGGACGATCTGTTTACTGTCCGTGACACGGCGGCCACCTCCAGCGTGTCGAACATCCGCAATCTGAATTCCATTCAGATCACGCTCGCGTCGCCGGAAAACATACGGGAATGGTCGTACGGCGAAGTCAAGAAGCCGGAAACCATCAACTACCGTACGTTCAAGCCTGAACGCGACGGTCTTTTCTGCGCCAAGATCTTTGGTCCCGTCAAAGACTACGAGTGCAACTGCGGCAAGTACAAGCGCATGAAGCACCGCGGCATCGTCTGCGAAAAGTGCGGCGTTGAAGTCATTGCCTCCAAGGTGCGCCGCGAGCGCATGGGCCACATCGAACTGGCCGCGCCCGTCGCCCACATCTGGTTCCTGAAGACCCTGCCTTCCAAGATCGGCACCCTGCTCGACATGACCATGGCCGATCTGGAAAAGGTGCTGTATTTCGACTCCTACGTGGTTCTCGATCCGGGTTCCACCAACCTGAGCCGCATGCAGGTCATCTCCGAGGACCAGTACCTTCAGATTCTGGAACGTTTCGGCGACGAAGCCCTCAAGGTGGGCATGGGCGCCGAAGCCATCCGCGGCCTTCTCGAAGAGCTCGATCTGCCGGCCCTCAAGGTGAAACTGCGTGAGGAATCGCAGGAAACCAAGAGCCAGACCAAGAAGAAGAAGCTCACCAAGCGCCTGAAGATCGTGGAAGCCTTCCTCGAATCCAACAACAAGCCGGAATGGATGATTCTGGAAGTCATTCCCGTCATTCCGCCGGATCTTCGTCCTCTGGTTCCGCTGGACGGCGGCCGCTTCGCGACCTCCGACCTCAACGATCTGTACCGCCGCGTCATCAACCGCAACAACCGTCTGAAGCGCCTCAAGGAACTCGGCGCGCCGGACATCATCATCCGCAACGAAAAGCGCATGCTTCAGGAAGCGGTGGATGCCCTGTTCGACAACGGTCGCCGCGGCCGCGCCATCACCGGCACCAACGGCCGTCCTCTGAAGTCCCTGTCCGACATGATCAAGGGCAAGCAGGGCCGCTTCCGTCAGAACCTGCTCGGCAAGCGCGTGGACTACTCCGGTCGTTCCGTTATCTGCGTCGGTCCTTCGCTCAAGCTCCATCAGTGCGGCCTGCCCAAGAAGATGGCTCTGGAACTCTTCAAGCCCTTCATCTATTCCGAACTGGAAAAGAGAGGCTACGCTTCCACCATCAAGAGCGCCAAGAAGATGGTCGAACGCGAGGAACTCGTGGTGTGGGACATTCTCGCCGAAGTGGTGCGCGAATACCCCGTGCTCCTGAACCGCGCGCCTACCCTGCACCGTCTGGGCATTCAGGCCTTTGAACCCCTGCTCGTGGAAGGCAAGGCCATCCGTCTGCATCCGCTCGTGTGTACGGCCTACAACGCCGACTTCGACGGCGACCAGATGGCCGTGCACATTCCGCTTTCCGTGGAAGCGCAGATCGAATGCCGCGTGCTGCTCATGAGCACCAACAACATTCTCTCGCCCGCCAACGGCAGCCCTGTCATCATTCCTTCGCAGGACATGGTTCTCGGCCTGTACTACATGACCGTGGACCGCTCCTTCTGCAAGGGCGAAGGCATGGTCTTCTGCGGCCCCTGGGAAGTGGAAGCCGCCTACGACGCCAAGCAGCTCGACCTGCACGCCCGCATCCGCGTGCGCATGGAAGACGGCAAGCTCGTGGACACCACCTGCGGCCGCGTGCTCGTGTGGGAACGTCTGCCCCACGTGCTGCCCTTCGAGGAAGTCAACAAGGTGCTCACCAAGAAGGCCATCGGCAAGCTCGTGGGCATCGCCTACAAGGCCGCCGGCATCAAGAACACCGTCATCCTGTGCGACCAGCTGAAGAACATCGGTTACGAGTTCTCCACCCGCGCGGGCATTTCCATCGGCCTCAAGGACATGACCATTCCTGCCCGCAAGAAGGCCATCATTGCCGCCTCTCAGGCCGAAGTGGACGACATCGAACAGCAGTACCGCAACGGTATCATCACCCGTACTGAAAAGTACAACAAGGTGGTTGACGTGTGGTCGCAGACTTCCACCACCATTTCCAAGGAAATGATGAAGGAAATCTCCGTCGATCACGTGGTCGATCCGAAGACGGGCCGCGAAGCCGACGACACCAGCTTCAACCCTATCTTCATGATGTCCAACTCCGGCGCTCGAGGCAACGCGGACCAGATGAGACAGCTCGGCGGCATGCGCGGCCTCATGGCCAAGCCTTCCGGCGCCATCATCGAAACGCCTATTACGGCAAGCTTCCGTGAAGGCCTTACCGTGCTGCAGTACTTCACTTCGACGCACGGCGCCCGCAAGGGTCTGGCCGATACCGCTCTGAAGACCGCTAACTCCGGTTACCTCACCCGCCGTCTGGTGGACGTGGTGCAGGACGTCATCGTGTCTCAGGAAGACTGCAACACCGTGGACGGCATCGAAATGACCGCTCTGCGCGAAGGCAACGAAATCAAGCTGCCTCTGCGCGACCGCATCATCGGCCGCGTGCTGCTGTACCCCGTCATGCATCCCACCACCAAGGAACTGCTGTTCCCGGCCAACACCCTGGTGGATGAAAAGGTGGCCAACGCCCTCGACGAAGCCGGCGTGGGCACCGTGACCATCCGTTCCGCCCTGACCTGTCAGGCCGAACGCGGCGTGTGTGCCCTGTGCTACGGCCGCGACCTGGCCCGCGGTCATCTCGTGAACGTGGGCGAAACCGTGGGCATCATCGCCGCTCAGTCCATCGGCGAACCCGGCACGCAGCTGACCATGCGTACCTTCCACATCGGCGGCACGGCGTCCGCTCAGGTCGCCAAGTCCAGCTTTGAGGCCCAGAACTCCGGCCGCATCAGCCTGACCCGCGTGAAGTCCGTCATCAACCGCGACGGCATCGCCATGGTCATCGGCAAGAGCGGTCAGCTCACCATCGTGGACGATCAGGGCCGCGAAGCCGAAAAGTACATCCTGCCCAACGGCGCCCGCCTCTACGTTTCCGACGGCGAGGAAGTGGTGAAGGGCAAGATGCTTGCCGAATGGGATCCGTTCAACGAACCCTTCATCACGGAAGTTGACGGTTTCATCCGCTTCAAGGACATCATCGAAGGCAAGACCGTGCAGGAAAAGATGGACGAGGCCACCCGCCAGTCCACCCGCACCATCATGGAATACCGCACCACGAGCTTCCGCCCTGCCATCGACATCACGGCGGAAGACGGCACCATCAAGTCGCGCACCTCGGCGCAGGGCACCGGCTCCATTCCGGCCACCTACACCATGCCGGTGGGCGCCCTCATCATGGTGAAGGACGGCGAGGCCGTGCAGGCCGGCGACATCATCGCCCGTAAGCCCCGCGAAACCTCCAAGACCAAGGATATCGTGGGTGGTCTTCCCCGCGTGGCCGAGCTCTTCGAAGCCCGCAAGCCCAAGGAAATGGCCGTGGTGTCGGAAATTTCCGGCATCGTGGAATACGCGGGCGAATCCAAGGGCAAGAGAAAGCTCATCGTGCGGCCTGAAGTGGGCGAAGCCAAGGAATACCTCATTCCCAAGGGCAAGCACATCACGGCTTCCGACGGCGACTATGTGGAGGCCGGCGAGCCCGTGACCGAAGGTCATCCGGAGCTGCACGACATTCTGCATACCCGCGGCGAAAAGTATCTCGCCCGCTACCTCGTGGACGAAATCCAGGAAGTGTACCGCTTCCAGGGCGTGGGCATCGACGACAAGCACATTGAAGTCATCGTCCGCCAGATGCTGAAGAAGGTCACCATTCTCGATCCGGGCCAGACCACGTTCCTCGTGGGCGAGCAGGTCGACAAGGTGGAATTCAAGGAAGAGAACGACAAGGCCATTGCCGAGGGCCGTCAGCCCGCCGTGGCCGAACCGCTGGTGCTCGGCATCACGCAGGCCTCTCTGAGCTCCCTGTCGTGGGTGGCCGCGGCCTCCTTCCAGGAAACCACCAAGGTGCTCACCGAAGCTTCCCTCAAGGGCAAGCACGACTACCTGCGCGGCCTCAAGGAAAACGTCATTGTCGGCCGCCTCATTCCTGCGGGTACCGGCTATCGCGAATACGTCAACCAGAACATCGAGGTTCCGGATCAGAAGGAACGCCCCGACAAGTTCCTGGAAGACCTTGAGGAACGTCCCATCATCGCTCCTGATATCGAAACCGGCATCAACAACGCGATAAACGACTAA
- the leuB gene encoding 3-isopropylmalate dehydrogenase — MATYHIAVIPGDGIGPEIVTEALKVLEKVGQKFGHEFVFTHLLMGGAAYDAVGTCFPADTVEVCKKNDAVLLGAVGGPKWDNLPGPERPEKALLKIREGLGLYANLRLAIMHKALSGACPIKHENIGDSMDLVIVRELTGGIYFGEHGWREGKYGQEAYDVERYSEMEIRRIAKVAFNAAMARKKNLVSVDKSNVLETSRLWRRVVNEMSADYPEVTVSHMYVDNAAMQLVYRPGQFDVLLTSNMFGDILSDEASMITGSLGMLPSASLADGSFGLYEPSHGSAPDIAGKNIANPLATILSVSMMLRYSFGLEKEAAAIDNAVTAVLEAGIRTCDIAEHGITPVSTTEMGKAVCDRI, encoded by the coding sequence ATGGCAACGTATCACATTGCGGTCATTCCCGGCGACGGCATCGGCCCGGAAATCGTGACCGAAGCCCTCAAGGTTCTTGAAAAGGTCGGACAGAAGTTCGGCCATGAATTCGTGTTCACGCATCTGCTCATGGGCGGCGCAGCCTACGACGCCGTGGGCACCTGCTTCCCCGCGGACACCGTGGAAGTGTGCAAAAAGAACGACGCCGTGCTGCTCGGCGCGGTGGGCGGCCCCAAGTGGGACAATCTGCCCGGCCCAGAGCGCCCCGAAAAGGCCCTGCTCAAGATCCGCGAAGGCCTCGGCCTGTACGCCAACCTGCGCCTTGCCATCATGCACAAGGCCCTGAGCGGCGCCTGCCCCATCAAGCATGAGAACATCGGCGACAGCATGGATCTCGTCATCGTGCGCGAGCTTACCGGCGGCATCTACTTCGGCGAACACGGCTGGCGCGAAGGCAAGTACGGTCAGGAAGCCTACGACGTGGAACGCTACAGCGAAATGGAAATCCGCCGCATCGCCAAGGTGGCCTTCAACGCGGCCATGGCCCGCAAGAAGAACCTCGTAAGCGTGGACAAGTCCAACGTGCTGGAAACCTCGCGCCTGTGGCGTCGCGTGGTCAACGAAATGAGCGCCGACTACCCCGAAGTGACCGTTTCCCACATGTACGTGGACAACGCCGCCATGCAGCTCGTGTATCGTCCCGGTCAGTTCGACGTCCTTCTCACGTCCAACATGTTCGGCGACATCCTTTCCGATGAAGCCAGCATGATTACCGGCTCTCTCGGCATGCTGCCTTCCGCCAGCCTCGCCGACGGCTCCTTCGGCCTGTACGAGCCGAGCCACGGCTCCGCTCCCGACATCGCGGGCAAGAACATCGCCAACCCGCTGGCCACCATCCTGTCCGTCTCCATGATGCTGCGCTACAGCTTCGGTCTGGAAAAGGAAGCCGCCGCCATCGACAACGCGGTCACCGCCGTGCTTGAAGCTGGCATCCGCACCTGCGACATCGCCGAACACGGCATCACCCCCGTTTCCACCACGGAAATGGGCAAGGCCGTCTGCGACAGAATCTAA
- a CDS encoding phospholipase D-like domain-containing protein: MFIDRLFSSQHQGPSFITTAAMGYYLERMFEEAEKSIIIISPYIKMSLRIYDILQKKRESNVNITIVYREEFEHKDIATNIFKRKNLHAKCFITEKSALIGSMNLYDYSQTNNDEMAIYVSRNENVKLYDEVEKEALRLCNSFSDDAPVHNNRLRVGKKYSREELTKYFAFIDDHPGGIKQTTRGNIVLFSFSKSKYANEERDGVIYYMGQNTGPGVQALRYGNKALYDVFTGKSGRIFFFKDNMFCGEVVICREPFQRDGKWIFPLKIRK; this comes from the coding sequence ATGTTCATCGATCGTTTGTTTTCTTCACAGCATCAAGGTCCTTCTTTCATCACCACGGCGGCAATGGGGTATTACCTTGAACGAATGTTTGAAGAGGCGGAGAAATCGATCATCATTATCTCGCCATATATAAAAATGAGTTTGCGGATATATGACATTCTTCAAAAAAAGAGAGAATCAAATGTCAATATAACCATAGTTTATCGAGAGGAGTTTGAACATAAAGATATCGCAACCAATATTTTTAAAAGAAAAAATTTACATGCAAAATGCTTTATTACCGAAAAGTCGGCATTAATAGGAAGTATGAATCTTTATGATTACAGTCAGACAAATAATGATGAAATGGCCATATATGTTTCAAGAAATGAAAATGTCAAATTATATGATGAAGTAGAAAAAGAAGCATTAAGATTGTGCAATTCATTTTCTGACGATGCGCCTGTTCATAATAACAGATTGCGTGTTGGAAAAAAGTACAGCAGGGAAGAGCTGACAAAATATTTTGCCTTCATTGACGACCATCCAGGAGGAATCAAGCAAACAACTCGCGGAAATATTGTACTTTTTAGTTTTTCAAAAAGTAAATATGCAAACGAGGAAAGAGATGGCGTCATTTATTATATGGGACAGAACACAGGGCCGGGAGTGCAGGCGCTGAGGTATGGAAACAAAGCGCTGTATGATGTTTTTACCGGAAAATCTGGACGGATATTTTTCTTTAAAGACAACATGTTTTGTGGCGAGGTCGTCATCTGCCGGGAACCGTTTCAACGTGACGGAAAATGGATTTTCCCGCTCAAGATAAGAAAATAG
- a CDS encoding glycosyltransferase family 9 protein, producing MKKFHILCIRCDRIGDMLVSTPVIHRLRELYPDAVLDVIASPLGAVALEDNPDVSRLFIYDKKSAASWLRLLPHLLEPHDLVVNFNAHSRTLCLLSALARGRKKGALNQGRLAPWSGAPEDGEHYSGVMLRELEAEFQLPHDEHPDISIRFAVPEAVEKAVRETYPPVAGLRRVGIFIGNIKKTGLRWPIEKFVELTKVLLDKNADVDVWIVAGESDVPLLEAYRGMEHPRLHQFIGKKSLQHTAAFLKTCDAFVTCTSSPQHLAGAVKVPTVSITYPWSETLWTPRGPLNFSAVSKVNDDVRDIPVREVYETLDKTMQGTLTPWTD from the coding sequence TTGAAAAAGTTTCATATTCTCTGCATCAGATGCGACCGCATCGGCGACATGCTGGTCAGCACGCCGGTCATTCATCGCCTTCGCGAGCTTTATCCCGATGCCGTGCTGGATGTGATCGCCAGTCCGCTCGGTGCCGTGGCTCTGGAAGATAATCCCGACGTGAGTCGTCTTTTCATTTACGACAAGAAGTCCGCAGCCTCGTGGCTTCGTCTTCTGCCGCATCTGCTGGAGCCGCACGATCTGGTGGTGAACTTCAATGCTCATTCGCGCACGCTCTGTCTGCTTTCCGCGCTGGCGCGGGGTCGGAAAAAGGGCGCCCTGAATCAGGGCAGGCTCGCGCCGTGGAGCGGCGCTCCGGAAGACGGCGAGCACTATTCCGGCGTGATGCTGCGAGAACTGGAGGCCGAGTTTCAGCTCCCGCACGACGAGCATCCCGACATCAGCATCCGCTTTGCCGTGCCGGAAGCGGTGGAGAAGGCCGTGCGGGAGACGTATCCGCCGGTTGCGGGTCTGCGCAGGGTGGGCATATTCATCGGCAACATCAAGAAGACCGGACTGCGCTGGCCCATTGAAAAGTTCGTGGAGCTGACAAAGGTTCTTCTGGACAAAAACGCCGATGTGGACGTGTGGATTGTGGCGGGCGAAAGCGACGTGCCGCTGCTGGAGGCCTACCGCGGCATGGAGCATCCCAGACTGCATCAGTTCATCGGCAAGAAGTCGCTGCAGCACACGGCCGCATTTTTGAAAACGTGCGACGCCTTCGTCACGTGTACGTCGTCGCCGCAGCATCTCGCGGGAGCGGTGAAGGTGCCGACGGTGTCCATCACCTATCCGTGGTCGGAAACGCTCTGGACGCCGCGCGGACCGCTGAACTTTTCCGCCGTGTCGAAAGTGAACGACGACGTGCGGGACATTCCCGTGCGTGAGGTCTATGAAACGCTCGACAAGACCATGCAGGGAACGCTGACGCCGTGGACGGACTGA